In Quercus robur chromosome 10, dhQueRobu3.1, whole genome shotgun sequence, a genomic segment contains:
- the LOC126703547 gene encoding uncharacterized protein LOC126703547, with product MGEMGLFAVAQSLVMMKGLMDRCLNREAALERVRVKAEQTEDELGQLHKWKSTMEKKFDLFEQVRKELEQRTEEARKALEARDKEVKDLKEKLRQAKEDAVREYRDFDALLRELGGSFLQGFDDALRQLKKAYPDLDVSMINVNDQDQTSALPVASKNTDDLFGDDAAQGDGESVPTKDVQDAD from the exons ATGGGGGAGATGGGTCTATTTGCCGTAGCACAG TCCTTGGTTATGATGAAGGGCCTAATGGACCGGTGTTTGAACCGTGAGGCTGCTCTGGAACGTGTTCGAGTAAAGGCAGAGCAGACGGAGGATGAACTCGGTCAACTTCATAAGTGGAAGTCTACAATGGAGAAGAAGTTTGACCTGTTCGAGCAGGTAAGAAAAGAGCTGGAGCAGAGGACGGAGGAAGCTAGGAAGGCCTTGGAAGCCAGAGACAAGGAAGTCAAGGACTTGAAGGAAAAGCTCCGTCAAGCCAAGGAGGACGCGGTCCGTGAATACCGCGACTTCGACGCTTTGCTGAGAGAGCTGGGGGGTTCgttccttcaaggcttcgatGATGCACTCCGTCAGCTTAAAAAAGCCTACCCTGACCTGGATGTATCAATGATAAACGTCAATGATCAAGATCAGACGTCTGCTTTGCCCGTCGCTTCAAAGAATACAGACGACCTCTTTGGTGACGATGCGGCTCAAGGTGACGGAGAATCAGTCCCAACAAAAGATGTTCAAGATGCCGACTAA
- the LOC126703936 gene encoding uncharacterized protein LOC126703936, translated as MRMIVGGTAAAGSSKKARKTYLRMVHSVQLTGSVPKMPRIDNPVIKFSEDDARRLYHPHDDELVVTLQIGDYNMHRVLVDNGSSTDILYYPTFRQMRIDRERLSPTNATLVGFGGTKVFPLGAITIAVTAGDYPQQITKEITFLVVDCSSAYNAILGRPTLNSWKAVTSTYHLMIKFPTEYGVGELRGNQVAARECYIAMLEMEDQQQTMCIGKQRALAKPVEELEEVRLDDTRPERTTKIGILASWPIRQMITTFLRNNQDVFVWNHEDMLGIDPSVMVHRLNVSPSFPPVRQKKRVFAQERDKAIAKEVRKLLEAGFIREVYYPNWLANVVMVKKASGNWQMCVDFIDLNKACPKDSYLLLRIDTLVDSTARHQLLSFMDAFSGYNQIRMDESDQEKTSFVTSQRLFCYKVMPFGLKNAGATYQRLMTKMFAHQIGKNVQVYVDNMLVKSMHEEDHLNDLRETFDTLRSFNMKLNPNKCAFGVTAGKFLGFMVS; from the coding sequence ATGCGAATGATCGTAGGGGGCACAGCTGCAGCCGGATCATCCAAGAAAGCCCGCAAAACCTACCTTAGGATGGTCCATAGCGTCCAACTCACAGGATCCGTACCAAAGATGCCGCGAATAGATAACCCCGTcataaaattttcggaggatGACGCTCGGAGACTTTACCATCCTCATGACGACGAGCTAGTAGTCACCCTGCAGATTGGGGATTATAACATGCATCGGGTCCTCGTCGACAACGGCAGCTCAACAGACATCCTGTACTATCCAACATTCCGGCAGATGAGGATTGACAGGGAACGATTATCCCCAACGAACGCCACACTCGTAGGATTTGGGGGTACGAAGGTGTTCCCTTTGGGCGCAATAACGATAGCTGTGACGGCGGGTGACTATCCTCAGCAGATCACGAAGGAGATAACGTTTCTCGTAGTCGACTGCTCGTCCGCCTACAATGCcatcctcgggcgacccaccCTCAATTCTTGGAAGGCGGTAACTTCAACATACCACCTAATGATCAAATTCCCGACGGAATATGGGGTAGGAGAactacggggaaaccaagtagCAGCACGAGAATGCTATATCGCCATGTTAGAGATGGAGGATCAGCAGCAGACGATGTGTATCGGGAAGCAGCGAGCATTAGCAAAGCCGGTTGAAGAGCTAGAAGAAGTAAGACTTGACGACACACGGCCTGAACGGACGACTAAAATCGGCATACTAGCCAGTTGGCCAATACGCCAGATGATCACGACTTTCCTAAGAAATAACCAAGACGTCTTCGTCTGGAATCATGAAGACATGCTGGGAATCGACCCCTCGGTCATGGTCCACAGATTGAATGTGTCGCCCTCCTTCCCTCCAGTTCGGCAAAAGAAACGAGTCTTCGCCCAGGAGCGGGATAAGGCCATAGCCAAGGAAGTTCGGAAGTTGCTGGAGGCAGGTTTCATCcgggaagtatactatcccAACTGGCTGGCGAACGTCGTTATGGTGAAAAAGGCCAGCGGGAATTGGCagatgtgcgtagacttcataGACCTCAACAAAGCTTGCCCCAAAGACAGCTACCTGCTTCTACGGATAGATACCTTGGTGGATTCGACTGCAAGACACCAGCTcttaagcttcatggatgctttttcTGGCTACAACCAGATCAGGATGGACGAATCTGATCAGGAGAAGACCTCCTTCGTCACAAGCCAGAGATTATTctgctacaaggtcatgccttttggACTCAAAAATGCTGGAGCAACATACCAGAGGCTAATGACCAAAATGTTTGCACATCAGATTGGCAAGAACGTTCAGGTTTACGTTGATAACATGTTGGTCAAAAGCATGCACGAAGAGGATCACCTAAACGACCTCAGAGAAACATTCGATACACTTCGATCATTcaacatgaagctgaatccgaACAAGTGTGCATTCGGAGTAACGGCGGGAAAATTCTTGGGTTTCATGGTATCCTAG
- the LOC126702476 gene encoding flavonol synthase/flavanone 3-hydroxylase isoform X1, producing the protein MEVERVQAIASLSLTTDTIPAEFIRPEKEQPAITTFRGPVPEIPTIDLSDPDQGNLVRSIVNASKEWGIFQVVNHGVPTDVITKLQAVGKEFFELPPEEKEVYAKIPGSQSIEGYGTQLQKDIDGKKPWVDHLFHKIWPPSTINYRFWPKNPPSYRDANEVYAKYIREVADKLFTSLSLGLGVEGHALKEGAGGEDIVYMLKINYYPPCPRPDLALGVVAHTDFSSLTILVPNEVPGLQVLKDDHWIDAKYIPNALIVHIGDQIEILSNGVYRSVLHRSTVDKGKARMSWPVFLEPPGEFVVGPLPQLVNEENPPKYKAKKFKDYAYCKLNKLPQ; encoded by the exons ATGGAGGTTGAGAGAGTTCAAGCTATTGCTTCCTTATCTCTCACCACTGATACCATCCCAGCAGAGTTCATAAGGCCCGAGAAAGAACAGCCTGCTATCACTACATTCCGGGGACCAGTCCCGGAAATCCCAACCATTGATCTTAGTGACCCAGATCAAGGAAACCTGGTCCGTTCCATTGTTAATGCTAGCAAGGAATGGGGGATATTCCAAGTTGTCAACCATGGTGTACCCACTGATGTTATAACCAAGTTACAAGCTGTTGGGAAAGAGTTCTTTGAACTCCCACCAGAAGAGAAAGAAGTATATGCTAAGATCCCTGGCTCTCAGAGCATAGAAGGCTATGGAACCCAACTCCAGAAAGATATTGATGGAAAAAAACCTTGGGTGGATCATCTTTTCCATAAGATCTGGCCTCCTTCCACCATCAACTACCGGTTCTGGCCCAAGAACCCACCTTCTTACAG AGATGCGAATGAAGTGTATGCAAAATACATACGTGAAGTGGCAGATAAGTTGTTCACAAGTCTTTCGTTAGGCTTAGGGGTTGAAGGTCATGCACTAAAAGAAGGAGCGGGTGGAGAGGACATAGTGTATATgctgaaaataaattattaccCTCCATGTCCTCGACCTGACCTAGCACTTGGAGTAGTGGCCCACACTGATTTTTCCTCCCTCACCATTCTAGTGCCTAATGAAGTTCCTGGACTCCAAGTTCTCAAAGATGACCATTGGATCGATGCAAAGTACATACCTAATGCCTTGATTGTTCACATCGGTGACCAGATtgag ATTCTCAGCAATGGAGTATACAGGAGTGTGCTGCACAGGAGCACAGTGGATAAAGGGAAGGCTAGAATGTCGTGGCCAGTATTCTTGGAGCCACCGGGAGAGTTTGTAGTGGGACCTCTACCCCAACTTGTTAACGAAGAGAACCCACCCAAGTACAAGGCCAAGAAGTTCAAAGACTATGCTTATTGTAAACTCAACAAGCTTCCTCAGTAA
- the LOC126702476 gene encoding flavonol synthase/flavanone 3-hydroxylase isoform X2, which produces MEVERVQAIASLSLTTDTIPAEFIRPEKEQPAITTFRGPVPEIPTIDLSDPDQGNLVRSIVNASKEWGIFQVVNHGVPTDVITKLQAVGKEFFELPPEEKEVYAKIPGSQSIEGYGTQLQKDIDGKKPWVDHLFHKIWPPSTINYRFWPKNPPSYRDANEVYAKYIREVADKLFTSLSLGLGVEGHALKEGAGGEDIVYMLKINYYPPCPRPDLALGVVAHTDFSSLTILVPNEVPGLQVLKDDHWIDAKYIPNALIVHIGDQIEFNKFYGCVHT; this is translated from the exons ATGGAGGTTGAGAGAGTTCAAGCTATTGCTTCCTTATCTCTCACCACTGATACCATCCCAGCAGAGTTCATAAGGCCCGAGAAAGAACAGCCTGCTATCACTACATTCCGGGGACCAGTCCCGGAAATCCCAACCATTGATCTTAGTGACCCAGATCAAGGAAACCTGGTCCGTTCCATTGTTAATGCTAGCAAGGAATGGGGGATATTCCAAGTTGTCAACCATGGTGTACCCACTGATGTTATAACCAAGTTACAAGCTGTTGGGAAAGAGTTCTTTGAACTCCCACCAGAAGAGAAAGAAGTATATGCTAAGATCCCTGGCTCTCAGAGCATAGAAGGCTATGGAACCCAACTCCAGAAAGATATTGATGGAAAAAAACCTTGGGTGGATCATCTTTTCCATAAGATCTGGCCTCCTTCCACCATCAACTACCGGTTCTGGCCCAAGAACCCACCTTCTTACAG AGATGCGAATGAAGTGTATGCAAAATACATACGTGAAGTGGCAGATAAGTTGTTCACAAGTCTTTCGTTAGGCTTAGGGGTTGAAGGTCATGCACTAAAAGAAGGAGCGGGTGGAGAGGACATAGTGTATATgctgaaaataaattattaccCTCCATGTCCTCGACCTGACCTAGCACTTGGAGTAGTGGCCCACACTGATTTTTCCTCCCTCACCATTCTAGTGCCTAATGAAGTTCCTGGACTCCAAGTTCTCAAAGATGACCATTGGATCGATGCAAAGTACATACCTAATGCCTTGATTGTTCACATCGGTGACCAGATtgag TTTAACAAGTTTTATGGTTGTGTACATACCTGA